In the Hordeum vulgare subsp. vulgare chromosome 7H, MorexV3_pseudomolecules_assembly, whole genome shotgun sequence genome, one interval contains:
- the LOC123407538 gene encoding iron-sulfur assembly protein IscA, chloroplastic isoform X2 yields MALASGTARPLLGRLPGTARHHLSVSPSPSAPAPASTVRFAARSGGSRAVSLRASAPPAATAMSGSIAPAISLTEKALKHLNRMRAEKNEDLCLRIGVKQGGCSGMSYTMEFESRGSANPDDSVIEYEGFTIVCDPKSLLFMFGMELDYSDALIGGGFNFQNPNATKTCGCGKSFATSKEMQSTATACNN; encoded by the exons ATGGCGCTCGCGTCCGGCACGGCCCGCCCGCTCCTCGGCCGCCTCCCCGGCACGGCGCGCCACCACCTCTCCGTCTCcccctcgccctccgcccccgcgcCGGCCTCCACGGTCCGCTTCGCCGCACGCAGCGGGGGCTCCCGGGCCGTCTCCCTCCGCGCCTCCGCGCCTCCAG cagcaacagcaatgtCTGGTAGTATTGCACCAGCTATCTCATTGACCGAGAAGGCCTTGAAGCATCTGAACAGAATGAGAGCCGAAAAGAATGAAGACCTCTGTTTGAGGATTGGAGTTAAGCAAGGTGGATGTTCTGGCATGTCTTACACCATGGAGTTTGAGAGTCGAGGAAGCGCCAACCCTGACGATTCAGTCATAGAGTATGAGGGTTTCACAATAG TCTGCGACCCAAAGAGCCTTCTCTTCATGTTTGGAATGGAGCTGGACTACAGCGACGCTCTCATCGGGGGCGGCTTCAACTTCCAGAACCCAAACGCGACGAAGACGTGCGGGTGCGGCAAGTCGTTTGCGACCAGCAAGGAAATGCAGAGCACAGCAACTGCCTGCAACAACTGA
- the LOC123407538 gene encoding iron-sulfur assembly protein IscA, chloroplastic isoform X1 codes for MALASGTARPLLGRLPGTARHHLSVSPSPSAPAPASTVRFAARSGGSRAVSLRASAPPAAATAMSGSIAPAISLTEKALKHLNRMRAEKNEDLCLRIGVKQGGCSGMSYTMEFESRGSANPDDSVIEYEGFTIVCDPKSLLFMFGMELDYSDALIGGGFNFQNPNATKTCGCGKSFATSKEMQSTATACNN; via the exons ATGGCGCTCGCGTCCGGCACGGCCCGCCCGCTCCTCGGCCGCCTCCCCGGCACGGCGCGCCACCACCTCTCCGTCTCcccctcgccctccgcccccgcgcCGGCCTCCACGGTCCGCTTCGCCGCACGCAGCGGGGGCTCCCGGGCCGTCTCCCTCCGCGCCTCCGCGCCTCCAG cagcagcaacagcaatgtCTGGTAGTATTGCACCAGCTATCTCATTGACCGAGAAGGCCTTGAAGCATCTGAACAGAATGAGAGCCGAAAAGAATGAAGACCTCTGTTTGAGGATTGGAGTTAAGCAAGGTGGATGTTCTGGCATGTCTTACACCATGGAGTTTGAGAGTCGAGGAAGCGCCAACCCTGACGATTCAGTCATAGAGTATGAGGGTTTCACAATAG TCTGCGACCCAAAGAGCCTTCTCTTCATGTTTGGAATGGAGCTGGACTACAGCGACGCTCTCATCGGGGGCGGCTTCAACTTCCAGAACCCAAACGCGACGAAGACGTGCGGGTGCGGCAAGTCGTTTGCGACCAGCAAGGAAATGCAGAGCACAGCAACTGCCTGCAACAACTGA